From the endosymbiont of Bathymodiolus septemdierum str. Myojin knoll genome, one window contains:
- the dsbD gene encoding protein-disulfide reductase DsbD, with protein MKRLLLSLFLLFSMVTQANTELLPADEAFAFKAKVVGDEILLDWKVADGYYLYKEKIKISSDHSSRLGKAKFPTAKIKDDEFFGKIGIYRHSVAVPVPVLEGDTQFVVLNVVFQGCADVGVCYPPITKSVTLKVQNNRKKSLVDGAFNMFSKAKSTMQSIVQKKVKISDEPLPADEAFAYSVEAIDATTLRAIWQVHPEYYLYRDKFFIDVKGAEFGEIDFPKWEIKDDPLFGKVEVYKGNLVVDIPLKNIQTNKVTFSAKYQGCWLGGICYPPIEKITTITMPKVSEVVKPIQPQAPVKLQSIVTPVVVNDAPLNEADQITALLQQDNLLLVLVSFFGFGLLLSLTPCVFPMIPILSGIIVGQKGTMTTKRALVMSIVFVLAMSVTYSIAGVLAGYFGENLQVLLQTPVVLMVFSAIFVALAFSMFGYYDIQLPSALQSKITSISNKQEGGNLIGVAIMGFLSALIVGPCVAPPLAGALIYIGQTGDALLGGLSLFVMSLGMGVPLIAIGAGVSKLPKAGGWMDNVKYVFGIMMLGVAIYLLDRIISPFVSLILWALLFTLSPIAMGVFQKLGDTASAFHRLFKGIGLLMLIYGLLLGGLVARGGGDMLAPLSGYGANAPAEKVHVVFDKVKSNADLDRILAKAQGNNQIVMLDFYADWCISCKEIERFVFSNAEVVKQMKNVIALQADVTKNDATDKALMKRFDIIGPPGILFFKNAVENRSQRIVGEINAQDFIKHLNSAK; from the coding sequence ATGAAGCGTTTATTATTATCACTATTTTTATTATTTTCTATGGTTACGCAGGCAAATACTGAGTTATTGCCTGCAGATGAGGCGTTTGCGTTTAAGGCAAAGGTAGTAGGGGATGAGATTCTTTTGGATTGGAAAGTAGCGGATGGCTACTACCTTTATAAGGAGAAAATCAAGATTTCGTCGGACCATTCATCGCGATTGGGCAAGGCGAAATTTCCAACGGCAAAGATTAAGGACGATGAGTTTTTTGGTAAGATTGGAATTTATCGCCATAGCGTAGCGGTGCCTGTGCCTGTGTTGGAAGGTGATACACAGTTTGTTGTTCTTAATGTGGTATTTCAAGGTTGTGCAGATGTAGGTGTGTGCTATCCGCCGATTACTAAATCGGTGACGCTAAAAGTACAAAATAATCGTAAGAAATCTTTAGTCGATGGGGCGTTTAATATGTTCTCCAAAGCAAAATCTACAATGCAATCTATTGTGCAAAAGAAGGTGAAGATTTCGGATGAGCCATTGCCTGCAGATGAGGCATTTGCCTATTCAGTAGAGGCAATTGACGCAACGACTTTGCGTGCGATTTGGCAAGTGCATCCAGAATATTATTTGTATCGTGATAAATTTTTCATTGATGTTAAAGGGGCAGAATTTGGGGAAATTGATTTCCCTAAGTGGGAGATAAAAGACGATCCATTATTCGGAAAAGTAGAGGTTTACAAAGGCAATCTCGTGGTTGACATTCCGCTGAAAAATATTCAAACTAATAAAGTTACTTTTTCGGCTAAGTACCAAGGTTGTTGGTTGGGCGGGATTTGTTACCCTCCGATAGAAAAAATTACCACTATTACAATGCCAAAAGTGAGCGAAGTTGTCAAACCTATTCAGCCACAAGCACCGGTAAAATTACAATCAATCGTGACACCAGTGGTGGTAAATGATGCGCCATTAAATGAAGCCGACCAAATTACCGCACTGCTCCAACAAGACAACCTCTTATTAGTGTTAGTCAGTTTCTTTGGTTTTGGTTTATTGCTGTCATTGACCCCTTGTGTGTTCCCGATGATTCCGATTTTGTCAGGCATTATTGTTGGGCAAAAAGGAACAATGACGACTAAAAGAGCGTTGGTTATGTCGATTGTTTTCGTCTTGGCAATGAGTGTGACTTATTCAATAGCGGGCGTGTTAGCAGGATATTTCGGCGAAAATTTACAAGTATTGTTACAAACGCCAGTTGTTTTGATGGTATTCAGTGCGATTTTCGTGGCGTTGGCATTTTCAATGTTTGGCTATTATGACATTCAATTGCCATCGGCGTTGCAGAGCAAAATTACCAGTATCAGCAACAAACAAGAAGGTGGCAACTTAATCGGCGTCGCTATTATGGGTTTTTTATCCGCATTAATTGTTGGCCCATGTGTTGCCCCGCCACTTGCAGGTGCGTTGATTTATATCGGACAAACGGGCGATGCCCTACTTGGCGGATTGTCATTGTTTGTAATGAGTTTGGGTATGGGTGTACCACTTATCGCAATTGGTGCAGGCGTAAGCAAGTTGCCTAAGGCGGGTGGCTGGATGGATAATGTCAAATATGTGTTTGGCATTATGATGTTAGGTGTTGCAATCTATTTATTGGACCGTATCATTTCGCCATTCGTTTCCTTGATATTATGGGCATTGCTCTTCACTTTGTCCCCAATTGCAATGGGCGTTTTTCAAAAATTAGGCGACACCGCATCCGCCTTCCATCGCCTATTTAAAGGCATCGGTTTATTGATGCTAATTTACGGTTTATTGTTAGGTGGACTAGTTGCTCGTGGTGGTGGCGATATGCTTGCACCATTATCAGGCTATGGTGCAAACGCACCAGCAGAAAAAGTACATGTTGTATTTGATAAGGTTAAATCCAATGCTGATTTAGACCGTATCCTCGCCAAAGCACAAGGTAATAATCAAATTGTGATGTTAGATTTTTATGCCGATTGGTGCATCTCTTGTAAAGAAATAGAGCGTTTTGTTTTTTCAAACGCCGAAGTGGTCAAACAGATGAAAAATGTCATTGCCCTACAAGCTGATGTGACTAAAAATGATGCAACCGATAAGGCGCTAATGAAACGCTTTGACATCATTGGACCACCAGGAATTTTGTTCTTCAAAAACGCTGTTGAAAATCGTTCGCAACGTATTGTTGGTGAGATAAATGCACAAGATTTCATTAAGCATTTGAACAGCGCTAAGTAG
- a CDS encoding thioredoxin family protein → MKKHNLKWVLVTFLLVIFVSSAPVLAKTGAVTGGVKYSLPSWFKESFLELADDVDEAKQGDKHVLLFFHLSECPYCDQMAKNFDKPPLKQIIQENFDVIAINILGDKEVVLNEDEAMTEKEFSTKVGVRYTPTIVFLNQKNKEVARTNGYRKPQKFKQILRYVASKAYADSTLAEYIEQTKKVGDYQLQNHAMFQKVTDFSAIKVPLAVIFEDSNCEACGYFYDKTLKEQSVMNEFKAFKVVRLDADSTQRIVDNMGTVTTPKAWAKRLKLTYRPGIVLFDKAKEVSRIDGFLYLFHFQEALRYVSGGFYREIPTYGAYLGVRQKQLLAQGIDIDISK, encoded by the coding sequence ATGAAAAAGCATAATTTAAAATGGGTTTTGGTTACCTTTCTGTTGGTGATTTTTGTGAGTAGTGCGCCCGTTCTGGCAAAGACTGGGGCGGTGACCGGAGGTGTGAAATATTCGTTGCCAAGTTGGTTCAAGGAGAGTTTTTTAGAATTGGCGGATGATGTGGATGAGGCAAAACAAGGGGATAAACATGTGTTGTTGTTTTTTCATTTGTCGGAGTGTCCGTATTGCGACCAGATGGCGAAAAATTTTGATAAGCCGCCCTTAAAGCAGATTATTCAGGAAAATTTTGATGTGATTGCGATTAATATTCTGGGCGATAAAGAGGTGGTTTTGAATGAGGATGAGGCAATGACAGAAAAGGAATTTTCGACAAAAGTCGGGGTGCGATATACGCCGACGATTGTGTTTTTGAATCAGAAAAACAAAGAAGTGGCACGAACGAATGGGTATCGGAAACCGCAGAAATTTAAGCAAATTTTGAGGTATGTGGCAAGTAAGGCATACGCAGATTCGACGCTGGCAGAATATATAGAGCAAACGAAAAAGGTGGGAGATTATCAGTTGCAAAATCACGCGATGTTTCAAAAAGTGACAGATTTTTCTGCGATTAAGGTGCCGTTGGCAGTTATTTTTGAGGACAGCAATTGCGAGGCTTGTGGGTATTTTTACGATAAGACGCTAAAAGAGCAATCGGTGATGAATGAGTTTAAGGCATTTAAGGTGGTGAGGCTTGATGCGGACTCTACGCAAAGGATTGTGGATAATATGGGCACTGTGACGACGCCAAAAGCGTGGGCGAAGCGGTTGAAATTGACTTATCGACCGGGGATTGTTTTATTTGACAAGGCTAAGGAAGTGAGTCGGATTGATGGTTTTTTGTACCTGTTCCATTTTCAAGAAGCGTTGCGTTATGTAAGCGGTGGGTTTTATCGAGAAATTCCGACTTATGGGGCGTATTTGGGTGTGCGACAAAAGCAATTGTTAGCGCAAGGGATTGACATTGATATTAGCAAATAA
- a CDS encoding adenylate kinase encodes MKLILLGAPGAGKGTVAKLLTKIDGSVQISTGDILRGAVAAGTELGKQAQAAMKAGDLVSDDLIMGIMEERLKEDDCKSGYLLDGFPRTIPQAEALKKLLDKMGEKLDAAVEIDVPRDVILDRLTTRRTCTGCGEIYNVKSNPPKVEGVCDKCGEPVVQRDDETEEAISNRLNVYNEQTAPLVGFYKEEGLLLSVDATSSEAVINAIQEKING; translated from the coding sequence ATGAAACTTATTCTTTTAGGTGCACCAGGTGCAGGCAAAGGTACTGTTGCCAAATTACTCACGAAAATCGATGGTTCAGTTCAAATCTCTACAGGCGACATTTTGCGTGGCGCAGTAGCAGCAGGCACTGAGTTAGGCAAGCAAGCACAGGCAGCTATGAAAGCAGGCGATTTGGTCTCTGACGATTTAATTATGGGCATTATGGAAGAGCGCCTTAAAGAAGACGATTGCAAATCTGGCTACTTGTTAGACGGCTTCCCGCGTACCATTCCGCAAGCAGAAGCGTTGAAAAAATTATTGGACAAAATGGGTGAAAAATTAGACGCAGCGGTTGAAATTGATGTTCCTCGCGATGTTATCCTTGACCGTCTAACCACGCGTCGTACTTGCACGGGCTGTGGTGAGATTTATAATGTTAAATCTAACCCGCCAAAAGTTGAAGGCGTTTGTGACAAATGTGGCGAACCAGTCGTTCAACGAGACGACGAAACTGAAGAAGCAATCAGTAATCGTCTTAATGTTTATAACGAACAAACAGCCCCACTGGTTGGTTTTTATAAAGAGGAAGGTTTGTTGTTGAGTGTTGATGCAACTTCATCTGAAGCGGTTATTAACGCTATTCAAGAAAAAATTAATGGCTAA
- the grpE gene encoding nucleotide exchange factor GrpE, whose product MTKKKTKESKNQTKSTEVKDEALESQAEATSTEEINIEDAILNASKIDSSDDMQSQLEEAQKSAKDSHDKLLRAQAEMENMKRRNAIDLANAHKFALDNFAKALLEVKDSLTMGLKTAKEENATIDSILEGLKMTDKVFLSTLKKFDIEPIDPTGENFNPEFHEAVTMIPMPDKKSNSVLEVVQVGFTLNGRLMRPAMVVVAQ is encoded by the coding sequence ATGACAAAAAAGAAAACAAAAGAATCAAAAAATCAAACAAAATCAACAGAAGTAAAGGATGAAGCGCTTGAAAGTCAAGCAGAAGCAACTTCAACGGAAGAAATAAACATCGAAGATGCAATTTTAAACGCTTCTAAAATAGACAGCAGCGATGACATGCAATCGCAATTAGAAGAAGCGCAAAAATCTGCCAAGGATAGTCACGATAAGCTTTTGCGCGCTCAGGCAGAAATGGAAAATATGAAACGCCGTAACGCTATTGATTTGGCAAATGCGCACAAATTTGCGCTTGATAACTTCGCCAAGGCATTACTTGAGGTCAAAGATTCATTAACCATGGGGTTAAAAACTGCAAAAGAAGAAAATGCAACCATCGACAGTATTTTGGAAGGTTTAAAGATGACCGACAAAGTATTTTTGTCTACTTTGAAAAAATTCGACATAGAGCCCATCGACCCAACTGGTGAAAATTTTAATCCAGAATTTCACGAGGCCGTTACTATGATTCCAATGCCCGACAAGAAATCCAACTCTGTTTTAGAGGTCGTGCAAGTTGGTTTTACTTTAAACGGTCGCTTAATGCGTCCGGCAATGGTTGTAGTTGCTCAATAG
- a CDS encoding NAD(+) kinase, which yields MFNTIGIITKPNDPNSDKKASELSNLLEQKSVTIVRGGQIGEQADLIIVVGGDGSLLNTARNFVDKKIPILGINLGHLGFLADVPATKMQDIVTEVLNGNFTKEARHLLSCQIEQDGKVLGQYLALNDAVAHRTGTLKMLEFDLSIDGKFVSNQRADGLIITTPTGSTAYALSSGGPIMHPGVNAIGVVSICPHTMSHRPLLVPGESEIVVHIKESDEGATVNFDGQTSVPISAGQDIYVRQHKSSIHLLHPQNYDYFEIIRSKLHWGAKL from the coding sequence ATGTTTAATACAATCGGAATTATTACCAAACCCAACGACCCAAATAGCGATAAAAAGGCGAGCGAACTCAGTAATTTGCTTGAACAAAAAAGCGTTACTATTGTGCGTGGCGGGCAAATTGGAGAGCAGGCGGACTTGATTATCGTTGTCGGTGGTGATGGCTCGCTATTGAACACTGCTCGCAATTTTGTGGACAAAAAAATTCCGATATTGGGGATCAACTTAGGTCATCTCGGATTTTTGGCTGATGTGCCTGCGACTAAAATGCAAGACATTGTGACCGAAGTACTGAACGGCAACTTTACCAAAGAGGCGCGTCATTTGTTGTCCTGCCAGATTGAGCAAGATGGCAAAGTATTAGGGCAATACTTGGCGCTCAATGATGCGGTGGCACATAGGACTGGGACTTTAAAAATGCTTGAATTTGATTTATCTATTGATGGAAAATTCGTCAGTAATCAACGCGCCGATGGACTTATTATCACTACGCCAACGGGGTCAACTGCCTATGCACTATCCAGTGGCGGACCAATTATGCATCCAGGTGTGAATGCCATCGGCGTTGTGTCTATTTGCCCGCACACAATGAGTCATCGCCCTTTATTAGTGCCAGGCGAAAGTGAGATAGTGGTGCATATTAAAGAATCTGATGAGGGTGCTACGGTCAATTTTGACGGGCAAACTTCGGTGCCAATTTCAGCGGGGCAAGATATTTATGTGCGTCAACACAAAAGTTCAATTCATTTGTTGCACCCACAAAATTATGATTATTTTGAAATTATTCGCTCTAAGTTACACTGGGGTGCAAAACTTTAG
- the recN gene encoding DNA repair protein RecN: MLSQLSVKNLAVVEKLDLSFTSGMSTVTGETGAGKSILLQALNLALGHRSDSTLVRHGKDKAEVSAVFEVENQQKIHDYLKQHSLDEDGECVLRRIVTSDGRSKAFINGTSVPLSVLRGVGELLIDMHGQNEHQLLLRPDQQRDLLDAYAQNSTACVALNVIVAEYNTICNTIDELNNNQDLKQQQQELLHHQLDELEAAALIQEDLDTIENDFKASANAASLIEQTSTILSQLEEENGVNTQLMALSYSLSQAANTDEKLAPIAELLTSAQVQTQESIYELTRYLSALSFDEETTKNLEERLSELHNLARKHSCQITELIEVKNKISTELDVIGDVGASINDLEEQKAALTKHYNEKSDALSKVRTEKAKRLSHLVTEAMQVLGMPGSAFIADLPKKAEGVHYNGNENINFLVKTNMGSDFKALKKVASGGELSRISLAISVISSDSEYTPTLIFDEVDVGISGAVAEVVGQKLKQLSNNYQILCITHLAQVAAFGHQHLRVHKSQTDDGAQTTVMQLSNDERIDEIARILGGAIITDNARNAAAEMIKLSL, encoded by the coding sequence ATGTTATCCCAGTTATCGGTTAAAAATCTCGCTGTTGTTGAAAAACTTGACTTGTCTTTTACATCGGGTATGAGCACGGTGACGGGCGAAACGGGGGCGGGAAAATCTATCCTCTTACAAGCCCTAAATTTAGCACTCGGTCATCGCAGTGATTCGACGCTTGTGCGTCATGGCAAGGATAAAGCCGAAGTCAGCGCAGTGTTTGAGGTAGAAAACCAACAAAAAATACATGACTACCTCAAGCAACATTCTCTGGATGAAGATGGGGAGTGCGTTTTGCGTCGCATTGTTACCAGTGATGGACGCTCGAAAGCCTTTATAAATGGTACCAGTGTGCCATTATCGGTGTTACGGGGAGTGGGTGAATTGTTGATTGATATGCATGGTCAGAATGAACATCAACTGCTGTTACGCCCCGACCAACAACGCGATTTGCTTGACGCTTATGCACAAAATTCTACGGCTTGTGTGGCATTAAATGTCATTGTGGCGGAATATAATACTATTTGCAATACAATTGACGAGCTCAATAATAATCAAGACTTGAAACAGCAACAGCAAGAATTATTGCACCATCAATTGGACGAATTAGAAGCGGCAGCATTGATACAAGAAGACTTAGATACCATAGAGAATGATTTTAAAGCCAGTGCCAATGCCGCCAGTTTGATTGAACAAACCTCAACCATTCTTAGTCAACTTGAGGAGGAAAATGGCGTGAATACGCAATTAATGGCGTTGAGTTATTCGCTAAGTCAGGCAGCGAATACTGATGAAAAACTAGCCCCAATTGCCGAATTATTGACCAGTGCCCAAGTACAAACGCAAGAAAGTATTTACGAATTAACCCGTTATTTAAGCGCTCTATCATTCGACGAAGAAACCACTAAAAATCTTGAGGAACGCCTTAGCGAATTACATAATTTAGCACGCAAACACTCGTGTCAAATTACCGAATTGATTGAAGTCAAAAACAAAATTTCTACTGAATTAGATGTCATCGGTGATGTAGGCGCGTCAATAAACGACTTGGAAGAACAAAAAGCAGCCCTAACAAAACACTATAACGAAAAATCCGACGCATTAAGTAAAGTGCGCACTGAAAAAGCCAAACGCTTATCGCACTTAGTTACCGAAGCTATGCAAGTGTTGGGCATGCCCGGTAGTGCGTTTATTGCCGACTTGCCAAAAAAGGCAGAAGGCGTGCATTATAACGGTAACGAAAACATTAATTTTTTAGTCAAGACCAATATGGGTAGTGATTTCAAAGCCTTAAAAAAGGTTGCATCTGGTGGCGAACTGTCCCGCATTTCATTAGCGATTTCAGTTATTAGTAGTGACAGTGAATACACACCAACCTTAATTTTTGATGAAGTTGATGTTGGCATCAGTGGCGCCGTTGCCGAAGTGGTCGGGCAAAAACTCAAGCAACTCAGTAATAACTATCAAATCCTCTGCATTACCCACTTAGCACAAGTCGCTGCCTTTGGTCATCAACACTTGCGCGTACACAAATCTCAAACAGATGATGGCGCCCAAACCACCGTAATGCAACTATCCAACGATGAACGCATTGATGAAATTGCTCGTATTTTAGGAGGAGCCATCATTACTGATAATGCACGAAATGCTGCTGCTGAGATGATTAAACTTAGTCTTTAG
- a CDS encoding RDD family protein, with product MNNEEYEYAGFWIRVGASLIDSLLFFIITLPLTFSIYGSLIWESNGVFLGGADFLINVTFPLFATVLFWFYKSATPGKMALKIKIVNADDGAKLSVGQCIGRYFAYIPAMLIFMLGIIWVAFDKRKQGWHAKLAKTVVIRKKQDNKAIFNG from the coding sequence TTGAATAACGAAGAGTATGAGTACGCAGGATTTTGGATTAGAGTCGGAGCATCATTGATTGATTCGTTATTATTTTTCATAATTACCCTTCCATTAACGTTTTCGATATATGGTAGTTTGATATGGGAAAGTAATGGTGTATTTTTAGGAGGGGCTGATTTTTTAATCAATGTTACATTCCCATTGTTTGCAACTGTGTTATTTTGGTTTTATAAATCTGCCACCCCTGGAAAGATGGCATTAAAAATAAAAATAGTTAATGCTGACGATGGTGCCAAATTAAGCGTGGGGCAATGTATAGGGCGATATTTTGCCTATATTCCAGCAATGCTAATATTTATGCTAGGTATTATTTGGGTGGCGTTTGATAAAAGAAAACAAGGCTGGCATGCTAAATTAGCAAAGACCGTTGTTATTAGGAAAAAACAAGATAATAAGGCGATTTTTAACGGCTAA
- a CDS encoding NAD(P)/FAD-dependent oxidoreductase, with protein sequence MAHIVVIGASTGGLPFAYDIKKTLGKNHEVTVISNNPNFNFIPSNPWVAVGWRSESDISFELEPKLTRKNINLIVGEATEIKPDENQVLVGEQVVDYDYLVLATGPKLAFDEVEGLGPDGHSVSICTTAHAEVGRQKWEEFCSNGGGPIVVGAVQGASCFGPAYEFATIMETDLRKRGIRDKCPITFVTPEPYIGHLGLGGVGDSKGLLEGECRHRHIKWHINSKVASVQADKVVIEECDDNGEVVKTVEIASAYTMLLPAFKGVDTVANLANVDAGYVNPRGFVFVNEHHQSPVKNNIFSVGVNIAIPPVEATPIMCGTPKTGYMIESMVTAVVHNIEEMIDGKEPSNIPTWNAVCIADMGDTGAAFVAMPQIPPRNVTWAKKGKMMHLAKIAFEKFFIRNMKTGNSEPAYQKYIFKMLGIERLKKK encoded by the coding sequence ATGGCACATATAGTTGTTATTGGAGCGAGCACAGGTGGATTGCCTTTTGCTTATGATATAAAGAAAACACTAGGTAAAAATCACGAAGTAACGGTGATTTCTAACAATCCGAACTTTAACTTTATCCCTTCAAACCCATGGGTTGCTGTTGGCTGGCGTTCTGAAAGTGACATCAGTTTTGAACTTGAGCCAAAATTAACGCGTAAGAACATTAATTTAATCGTTGGTGAAGCAACTGAAATCAAACCCGACGAAAACCAAGTGTTGGTGGGCGAGCAAGTCGTTGATTACGACTACTTAGTTTTGGCAACAGGACCAAAATTAGCCTTTGACGAAGTTGAAGGGCTTGGTCCAGATGGGCATAGTGTTTCTATTTGTACAACAGCACATGCTGAGGTTGGCAGACAAAAATGGGAAGAGTTTTGTTCAAATGGCGGCGGTCCGATTGTTGTTGGTGCAGTGCAAGGTGCTTCTTGTTTCGGTCCTGCCTATGAGTTTGCAACCATCATGGAAACCGACTTAAGAAAACGCGGCATTCGTGATAAATGCCCGATTACTTTTGTAACCCCTGAGCCATATATTGGACACTTAGGTTTAGGGGGTGTTGGCGACTCTAAAGGCTTGTTAGAGGGAGAATGTCGTCATCGTCATATTAAATGGCATATCAACAGTAAAGTTGCCTCAGTTCAGGCCGACAAGGTTGTGATAGAAGAATGTGATGACAATGGGGAAGTGGTTAAAACGGTAGAAATTGCAAGTGCCTATACAATGTTATTGCCGGCTTTTAAAGGTGTTGACACAGTTGCTAATTTAGCCAATGTTGATGCAGGTTATGTTAATCCGCGTGGTTTTGTATTTGTGAATGAGCACCATCAATCCCCTGTTAAAAATAATATCTTCTCTGTAGGTGTTAATATTGCCATTCCACCGGTAGAGGCAACCCCTATTATGTGCGGTACACCGAAGACAGGCTATATGATTGAATCAATGGTAACCGCTGTTGTTCATAATATCGAAGAAATGATTGATGGCAAAGAGCCATCAAATATTCCAACTTGGAACGCAGTTTGTATTGCCGATATGGGTGACACAGGTGCAGCTTTCGTTGCTATGCCACAAATTCCTCCGAGAAATGTAACTTGGGCAAAGAAAGGTAAAATGATGCATCTGGCTAAGATTGCTTTTGAGAAATTCTTTATTCGCAATATGAAAACAGGTAACTCAGAACCCGCTTATCAAAAATATATCTTTAAGATGTTAGGCATTGAGCGTTTGAAGAAAAAATAG
- a CDS encoding ATP synthase subunit I — MLILANYKTLPKVQLTIMLASIAYFSTIDAGVSALYGGVISLINTALITRHTNKQKKDATISAQIALWMMVISVIMRMAIVVGLTLTGYFVLELNADALIIGLVLGLIGFLLDKALYR, encoded by the coding sequence GTGCTAATATTGGCAAATTATAAGACCTTGCCAAAAGTTCAATTAACTATTATGTTGGCGTCTATCGCTTACTTCTCCACAATAGATGCAGGCGTTTCTGCGCTTTATGGAGGTGTAATCAGTTTGATTAATACGGCGTTGATTACCAGGCATACGAACAAACAAAAAAAAGACGCAACTATTAGTGCCCAGATAGCTCTCTGGATGATGGTCATTAGTGTAATAATGCGAATGGCAATTGTAGTGGGTTTAACTTTGACAGGTTATTTTGTCCTTGAGTTAAATGCAGATGCACTAATTATTGGTTTGGTTTTAGGGTTAATTGGTTTTTTATTAGACAAGGCTTTGTATAGATAA
- the atpB gene encoding F0F1 ATP synthase subunit A yields the protein MSAEMESGAYIKHHLQNLTYGQFPDGHWGLAQSAAEAKEMGFMAFHLDTLGVSFFLGAVFLFFFYRIAQRMTTDTPSGAQNFIESIIDFIDENVRGSFNGKNPLVAPLALTVFIWIILMNTMDLIPVDWVPQIAQYIGVAFGADPHHVFFKVVPTTDPNATFGMSIGVFLLMLYYTIKIKGVGGFVAELTLHPFESKNPFLKVLLIPANFFLEFVSLIAKPVSHSLRLFGNMYAGEMIFILIALLPFWIQWTLSVPWAIFHILIVLLQAFIFMTLVIVYMDMAHDESH from the coding sequence ATGTCAGCAGAAATGGAATCAGGTGCATACATTAAGCATCACTTACAGAATTTGACTTACGGTCAATTCCCTGATGGGCATTGGGGCTTGGCACAATCTGCTGCAGAAGCCAAAGAAATGGGCTTTATGGCGTTTCATTTAGATACCTTGGGCGTTTCATTTTTCTTGGGTGCTGTGTTTTTATTTTTCTTCTATCGCATCGCTCAGAGGATGACCACTGACACTCCTTCAGGCGCACAAAACTTTATTGAAAGCATTATCGACTTTATTGATGAAAATGTTCGCGGTTCCTTTAACGGCAAAAACCCATTGGTTGCTCCTCTGGCCTTAACCGTTTTTATTTGGATTATCTTAATGAACACGATGGACTTGATCCCGGTTGACTGGGTGCCACAAATTGCACAATATATTGGCGTCGCCTTTGGTGCTGATCCACATCATGTCTTCTTTAAAGTTGTGCCGACCACCGATCCAAATGCCACTTTCGGTATGTCAATCGGCGTGTTCTTATTGATGTTGTACTATACAATTAAAATCAAAGGTGTTGGCGGTTTTGTTGCAGAATTAACCCTACACCCATTTGAATCTAAAAACCCATTTTTAAAGGTTCTATTGATTCCAGCTAACTTTTTCTTAGAATTTGTCTCATTAATTGCAAAGCCAGTATCACACTCGCTGCGTTTATTTGGTAACATGTATGCTGGCGAGATGATTTTCATCTTAATCGCGTTATTACCGTTTTGGATTCAGTGGACACTATCAGTGCCTTGGGCAATCTTCCACATTTTAATCGTATTGTTACAAGCCTTTATCTTTATGACATTGGTGATTGTATATATGGACATGGCACACGACGAAAGCCATTAA
- the atpE gene encoding F0F1 ATP synthase subunit C gives MTEVQATLFLAGSILMGLGALGAAVGIGILGARFLEGAARQPELIPMLRTQMFIVMGLVDAVPMIAVGISMYILFAVAG, from the coding sequence ATGACAGAAGTACAAGCAACGCTATTTTTAGCAGGTTCCATCTTAATGGGTTTAGGTGCATTAGGTGCAGCGGTAGGTATCGGCATCTTGGGTGCAAGATTCTTAGAAGGTGCAGCACGCCAGCCAGAACTTATTCCAATGCTTAGAACGCAAATGTTCATCGTAATGGGCTTGGTAGATGCGGTTCCAATGATTGCAGTAGGTATCTCAATGTATATCTTATTTGCGGTTGCAGGCTAA
- a CDS encoding F0F1 ATP synthase subunit B has protein sequence MNINLTMIGQLIMFAMFTWFCMKFVWPPIIAAMEARKKRIESGLIAAERGLSEHKEAQQKAQETINQSKDQAAAIIANAAKQASGMVEDAKSTASQEADRIKTQAHAEIEQESQRVRNQLKDQVSELVMQGVNAVLDKEVDPKVHQDMLGKLSQTL, from the coding sequence ATGAATATTAATTTGACGATGATTGGACAACTAATCATGTTCGCCATGTTCACATGGTTCTGCATGAAATTCGTATGGCCGCCAATTATTGCGGCTATGGAAGCGCGTAAAAAACGCATTGAGAGTGGTCTGATTGCAGCAGAACGAGGCTTATCAGAGCACAAAGAAGCGCAGCAAAAAGCCCAAGAAACCATTAACCAATCCAAAGACCAAGCGGCTGCAATTATTGCTAATGCAGCAAAACAAGCATCGGGTATGGTTGAAGACGCTAAGAGCACCGCTTCTCAAGAGGCAGACCGCATCAAAACACAAGCACACGCTGAAATTGAGCAAGAGTCACAACGCGTGCGTAACCAATTAAAAGACCAAGTATCTGAATTGGTTATGCAGGGCGTGAATGCAGTTTTAGACAAAGAGGTTGACCCTAAAGTACACCAAGACATGTTGGGAAAACTGTCGCAGACTTTATAA